The Deltaproteobacteria bacterium genome window below encodes:
- a CDS encoding TraR/DksA family transcriptional regulator: protein MKVSNFNDQFILECRQKLTLVKQDLLNRMKVSAERFRENNKNVGDEIDQSVAQIEEYNILITQDRIRNQLLEVEFALARIENGDFGFCEETLEPIEKQRLLTIPWTRLSIEGAEIRERYKKHYAQI, encoded by the coding sequence ATGAAGGTTTCAAATTTCAATGACCAGTTTATTTTAGAATGTCGCCAAAAGTTAACTCTTGTAAAACAAGATTTGCTTAACAGAATGAAAGTTTCTGCCGAAAGATTTAGAGAAAATAATAAAAATGTTGGGGATGAGATTGACCAATCTGTTGCACAAATAGAAGAGTATAATATTCTTATCACGCAAGATAGAATCAGAAATCAATTATTAGAAGTAGAATTTGCATTGGCCCGAATTGAGAATGGAGATTTTGGTTTTTGCGAAGAAACCTTAGAGCCAATCGAGAAACAAAGATTGCTAACGATTCCTTGGACAAGACTAAGTATTGAAGGAGCAGAAATTCGCGAAAGATATAAAAAACATTATGCTCAGATATAA
- a CDS encoding TraR/DksA family transcriptional regulator: MKPKSKKLSLQKSNNTLIAPNLENHSEEPVLAKIIPTLKESLLFQKSSILNKTNEFKRQQAETVQLSDEAEVASNELSQNLSIHLHERDLKSLIQIEKALGKIAAGTYGECEICSDMINAKRLQVRPLATLCVSCMEDLEEERKRIQ; this comes from the coding sequence ATGAAACCAAAATCTAAGAAATTAAGTTTACAAAAATCAAATAACACTCTCATCGCTCCTAATTTGGAAAATCATTCAGAAGAACCAGTTCTTGCAAAAATAATCCCTACCTTAAAAGAGTCTTTACTTTTTCAAAAAAGTTCCATTTTGAATAAAACCAATGAGTTTAAAAGACAGCAAGCAGAGACGGTACAGTTGTCTGATGAAGCTGAAGTTGCTTCTAATGAGCTGAGCCAAAATCTTTCAATCCATTTGCATGAAAGGGATTTAAAATCTCTCATTCAGATTGAAAAGGCTCTGGGCAAGATTGCCGCAGGAACCTATGGCGAATGTGAAATATGTTCAGACATGATTAACGCCAAAAGACTGCAAGTAAGACCCCTTGCGACCCTATGTGTTTCTTGTATGGAAGATCTTGAAGAAGAGAGAAAAAGAATTCAGTAA